The Paenibacillus sp. YPG26 genome includes a window with the following:
- a CDS encoding FAD-dependent monooxygenase produces MLKQVDAIVIGAGIAGSSCTLELTRQGHKTLLLDRLSFPRHKTCGEFMSPETREMLEYLGVNPHRHGAEPSSMDKAHIILPHGGEFEVPLPGRASGISRYTLDQLLHEKASESGADIVTNVVVTDIHKLDTNSYEVITRQEGVEARYQAKAVIGAFGTKRPRGVSHSQSREGEQVYVGVKSHYSGIHVPSQVEMYFCEGGYVGISPIENGLANAAALLTLDAVQKLGKSVTDILEGVSRTHAKLAARLAEGSPVPGTQVSVAPVRLSRVPEPWSDFPHIGDALLVLPPLCGDGMSIALRSALLCARSADRYLRGHLSLSGWKDQYSRDADREFRQLLRRARIIQRLAFTKANRLYPGLIRLVPGLASYLAKATRLTETRTFV; encoded by the coding sequence ATGCTGAAGCAGGTGGATGCGATTGTTATAGGGGCAGGGATTGCTGGAAGCAGCTGTACCCTTGAGCTTACCAGGCAAGGACACAAGACTCTTCTACTGGACCGTCTGAGCTTCCCCAGGCACAAGACTTGCGGTGAGTTCATGTCCCCGGAGACCAGGGAGATGCTCGAATATCTGGGTGTGAATCCGCATAGACATGGAGCTGAACCCAGCTCCATGGACAAAGCCCACATTATCCTGCCGCACGGTGGAGAGTTTGAGGTTCCCCTACCCGGACGCGCGTCAGGGATCAGCCGCTACACGCTGGATCAGCTCCTTCATGAGAAGGCGTCTGAGTCAGGGGCTGATATAGTTACAAATGTGGTAGTTACAGACATCCATAAGCTTGACACCAATTCATATGAGGTGATTACCCGTCAAGAGGGAGTGGAGGCCCGGTATCAGGCAAAGGCTGTGATCGGCGCATTTGGAACCAAGCGGCCGCGGGGCGTATCCCATTCACAATCAAGAGAAGGCGAGCAAGTATATGTAGGGGTCAAATCCCACTATAGCGGCATTCACGTTCCTTCCCAGGTCGAGATGTATTTCTGTGAAGGAGGGTATGTCGGTATTTCGCCTATAGAGAATGGACTTGCCAATGCGGCTGCTTTATTAACTCTTGATGCCGTTCAGAAGCTTGGCAAATCTGTAACTGATATTCTGGAAGGGGTCTCGCGTACCCATGCGAAGCTGGCGGCTCGGCTTGCGGAAGGTTCACCAGTTCCAGGCACGCAGGTCTCCGTTGCACCTGTCCGCCTGTCTCGCGTGCCTGAGCCGTGGTCGGACTTCCCGCACATTGGGGATGCCTTGCTTGTACTACCGCCGCTATGCGGAGACGGCATGTCCATTGCCCTTCGTTCAGCTTTGTTATGCGCCCGCTCCGCAGATAGATATCTAAGGGGACATTTAAGCTTGAGCGGATGGAAGGACCAGTACAGTAGAGATGCGGACCGCGAATTCAGACAGCTGCTCCGGAGAGCAAGGATTATACAAAGGCTGGCTTTCACCAAGGCCAATCGTCTATATCCAGGACTTATCAGGCTTGTGCCTGGCTTAGCCAGCTATTTAGCTAAAGCTACACGGCTAACAGAGACACGTACATTCGTATAA
- a CDS encoding methyltransferase domain-containing protein, giving the protein MPFFRTLRERAQEDELMDDFSMGGEELSEALQHLRRLNTIFPAAGPVLHGVEKLWILKGRPASLSILDVGAGSGDINSKLLKWAAQRGISMHITLVDMTKEACDEARRLFQKEPRVEVWQGNVKELAEGSADIVTGSQFLHHFDGDELIDMVFHMLKASKYGVVINDIHRHRVSYTAVWLMTRMISRNRYIRHDGPLSVAKGFKARDWQELKTQLNHGTLTYDWKPLFRYCVVIPKAGSEHKPY; this is encoded by the coding sequence ATGCCCTTCTTTAGAACGCTGCGGGAGCGGGCACAGGAAGATGAACTTATGGACGACTTCTCCATGGGAGGAGAAGAGCTGAGTGAAGCCCTGCAGCATTTGAGGCGGCTAAATACCATTTTTCCCGCTGCAGGACCTGTTCTCCATGGTGTAGAGAAGCTCTGGATACTGAAAGGCAGACCCGCGTCACTCAGCATTCTGGATGTGGGCGCAGGTTCGGGGGATATCAATAGCAAGCTCCTGAAGTGGGCTGCTCAGCGAGGTATCTCCATGCATATCACCCTTGTTGATATGACCAAAGAAGCCTGTGATGAAGCAAGACGGTTGTTCCAGAAAGAGCCAAGGGTTGAGGTATGGCAGGGCAATGTCAAGGAGTTAGCAGAGGGGTCTGCCGATATCGTAACCGGCTCGCAGTTCCTCCACCATTTCGATGGTGATGAGCTGATTGATATGGTATTCCATATGCTTAAGGCTTCGAAATACGGGGTCGTAATTAACGATATTCACAGGCACCGGGTATCTTATACCGCAGTGTGGTTAATGACAAGGATGATATCGCGCAATCGATATATCCGTCATGACGGCCCGCTGTCTGTTGCCAAAGGGTTCAAGGCCAGGGATTGGCAGGAATTAAAAACACAGCTTAACCATGGCACGTTAACATACGATTGGAAGCCCTTATTCCGGTATTGTGTTGTCATTCCCAAGGCTGGATCTGAACATAAGCCATATTAA
- a CDS encoding type III polyketide synthase, with product MTSTISTSQAAILGIGTALPVHSIAQSDIAEFIAHSLQDSPDLARFARRVFRSCGVETRYTCEPAFLGSPEECRYLPEGDPSDIPTTQDRMDTYKREAAPLGLKAAQAAINDAGILPDSITHLITVSCTGQYLPGLDVMLIRQLGLSPRTNRLPLIFQGCAAGLKAIQMARDVVQGAPGSQVLVVCVELCSLHFQPAKEREALFAASFFGDAAAACVIGSPEPHHRHYLDLGTGYSVLLPDSTEDMTWEVGDTGYDLYLSPRIPKLLGEHLETELASLLEGDELPELWAIHPGGRGIVDSVEEVMNLTGDQTKYSREILRTVGNVSSVTIIFVLHAMREDMKSLDQARSEGVAMAFGPGLTAELMRFTYMPAQSVAVKEQDHALL from the coding sequence ATGACGTCAACGATCAGCACTTCCCAGGCTGCTATTCTGGGGATTGGAACGGCATTGCCGGTTCATTCGATTGCACAATCAGATATTGCCGAATTCATTGCTCATTCCCTGCAGGACAGTCCGGACCTTGCCCGCTTCGCCAGAAGAGTATTCCGGTCGTGCGGAGTAGAGACACGTTATACCTGTGAACCCGCCTTCCTTGGCTCTCCAGAGGAATGCCGTTATTTGCCTGAAGGCGACCCATCCGATATTCCTACCACTCAAGACAGAATGGATACATACAAAAGGGAGGCGGCCCCGCTGGGGTTGAAAGCAGCCCAGGCAGCAATTAATGACGCCGGGATATTGCCGGACAGTATTACCCACCTTATTACTGTCAGCTGTACCGGTCAATATCTGCCCGGCTTAGATGTAATGCTGATTCGCCAGCTGGGATTATCGCCGCGGACTAACCGGCTTCCGCTCATATTCCAAGGATGCGCCGCAGGGCTTAAAGCGATTCAAATGGCGCGGGACGTTGTTCAGGGTGCTCCCGGATCCCAAGTCCTGGTGGTCTGTGTGGAGCTGTGCAGTCTGCATTTTCAGCCAGCCAAAGAGAGGGAGGCTCTCTTCGCAGCGTCATTCTTCGGTGATGCCGCCGCAGCCTGTGTGATTGGGAGCCCTGAGCCTCACCATCGGCATTACCTGGACCTGGGAACAGGTTATTCGGTGCTGCTGCCGGACTCAACTGAAGATATGACATGGGAAGTGGGGGATACAGGATATGATCTGTATCTGTCGCCACGCATTCCGAAGCTGCTTGGTGAACACCTGGAGACTGAGCTTGCTTCACTGCTCGAAGGGGATGAGCTTCCAGAGCTATGGGCCATACATCCGGGTGGACGGGGCATCGTGGACTCGGTAGAAGAAGTTATGAACCTGACTGGTGATCAGACAAAATACAGCAGGGAGATACTTAGAACCGTTGGCAATGTGTCCTCCGTGACAATTATCTTTGTACTTCATGCCATGCGCGAAGATATGAAGTCGCTGGATCAGGCCAGATCGGAAGGGGTAGCCATGGCGTTCGGGCCAGGCCTGACCGCGGAGCTTATGCGCTTCACTTATATGCCGGCTCAATCGGTAGCAGTCAAGGAGCAGGATCATGCCCTTCTTTAG
- a CDS encoding DUF6254 family protein: protein MADQKRRQEAAWKSRKQQVHPHGKIKSLKELSREYDAEHTTH from the coding sequence ATGGCTGATCAGAAGCGAAGACAAGAAGCTGCCTGGAAGTCACGCAAGCAGCAAGTACATCCCCATGGTAAAATCAAATCGCTGAAGGAATTATCTCGCGAGTATGATGCGGAACATACTACACATTAG
- a CDS encoding amino acid ABC transporter ATP-binding protein, protein MGKIKVEGLKKSYGANQVLKGIDMEVQEGEVVCVIGPSGSGKSTFLRCINRLEDITAGTVIVDNRNINDPKTDINQVRENIGMVFQHFNLFPHFSVLRNIMFAPTELGKQSKEQARSTALKLLDQVGLSDKADAFPSQLSGGQKQRVAIARALAMNPDIMLFDEPTSALDPEMVGEVLGVMNDLARQGMTMMIVTHEMGFAREVADRVIFMDGGYIVEEGPPEQVFGNPKHERTISFLEKVL, encoded by the coding sequence ATGGGTAAAATCAAGGTAGAAGGTCTTAAAAAAAGCTATGGAGCCAACCAGGTTCTAAAAGGAATTGATATGGAAGTGCAGGAGGGAGAGGTCGTCTGTGTCATCGGCCCATCGGGGTCAGGCAAGAGTACCTTCCTTAGATGCATTAACAGGCTGGAAGATATTACAGCCGGTACAGTCATTGTTGACAACCGGAACATTAACGATCCCAAGACGGACATCAACCAGGTTCGCGAGAATATCGGCATGGTATTCCAGCACTTCAACCTGTTCCCGCATTTCAGCGTGCTCCGGAACATCATGTTCGCTCCTACAGAGCTAGGTAAGCAGTCCAAGGAACAAGCTCGCTCCACGGCGTTGAAGCTGCTGGATCAGGTTGGCCTGTCCGACAAAGCCGATGCCTTTCCAAGCCAGCTGTCCGGTGGGCAGAAGCAGCGTGTAGCCATCGCCAGAGCGCTCGCGATGAATCCGGATATTATGCTGTTCGATGAGCCAACCTCGGCACTGGACCCTGAGATGGTCGGTGAGGTGCTTGGTGTCATGAACGACTTGGCCCGCCAAGGCATGACCATGATGATTGTCACGCATGAGATGGGCTTCGCCCGCGAGGTTGCCGACCGTGTCATCTTCATGGACGGGGGATATATTGTGGAGGAAGGTCCGCCCGAGCAAGTATTTGGTAATCCCAAGCACGAGCGTACGATCAGTTTTCTAGAGAAAGTACTGTAG
- a CDS encoding amino acid ABC transporter substrate-binding protein/permease, whose protein sequence is MSLLFLIIAGIPAGTVNAEAAQASDKIYQIGTDTTFAPFEFQDANGKFVGIDMDLLAAIAKDQNFKFEIKSLGFNAAVQALESNQVDGVIAGMSITEERKQKFDFSDPYFDSGVIMAVRKDNDEVKNYEDLKGKKVAVKTGTEGYTFAESVASKYGFTIVPFDDSAQMYNDVNTGNSIACFDDYPVLAYGVKQNNGLKTVTDKEKGASYGFAVSKGANKELLDKFNAGLTNLRASGEYQKILDKYLGENALVPANQSRWGLIQSSLPALFVGLGKTLLYTLISLFFAFILGLIFGFMKVGRNKFLRGIATVFVDLFRGIPLIVLAFFIYFGIPQALGFTMPMFLAAILTLSLNAGAYVTEIIRGGIQSIDRGQMEAARSLGLPYRKAMFKIIIPQAVRIMIPAFINQLVITLKDTSILSVIGLVELTQSGKIVIARTFASFDIWLTVAVMYLVVITILTKISSRLEGKVRHG, encoded by the coding sequence ATGTCTTTGCTCTTCCTGATTATAGCGGGCATTCCGGCCGGGACAGTGAATGCTGAGGCAGCTCAAGCCTCAGACAAAATTTATCAAATTGGTACAGATACCACGTTTGCGCCATTTGAATTCCAAGATGCGAATGGCAAGTTCGTAGGCATTGATATGGATCTATTGGCAGCCATAGCCAAGGATCAGAATTTCAAGTTCGAGATCAAATCCTTGGGCTTTAACGCGGCTGTCCAGGCGCTCGAGTCAAATCAGGTAGATGGCGTAATTGCTGGTATGAGCATTACGGAGGAGCGCAAACAGAAGTTTGACTTCTCGGACCCTTACTTCGACTCTGGCGTGATCATGGCCGTTCGGAAAGACAATGACGAGGTTAAGAACTATGAAGACCTCAAAGGGAAAAAGGTGGCCGTAAAGACGGGGACAGAGGGTTACACCTTCGCTGAGTCTGTCGCATCCAAGTATGGCTTCACTATCGTGCCTTTTGATGATTCGGCTCAAATGTACAATGATGTTAATACCGGGAATTCAATTGCGTGTTTTGATGACTATCCAGTTCTTGCCTACGGAGTGAAACAAAACAATGGACTCAAGACGGTCACGGATAAGGAGAAAGGTGCCTCTTATGGTTTTGCCGTAAGTAAGGGCGCGAATAAGGAGCTGCTAGATAAATTCAATGCGGGCCTCACGAACCTCCGTGCGAGCGGGGAGTACCAGAAGATACTTGATAAGTATCTTGGTGAGAATGCTCTCGTACCTGCGAACCAAAGCCGCTGGGGGCTGATTCAGAGCTCTTTGCCAGCGCTCTTTGTGGGACTTGGCAAGACACTCCTGTATACGCTTATCTCCCTATTCTTTGCATTCATATTGGGATTAATCTTTGGTTTCATGAAGGTTGGCCGGAATAAATTCCTTCGGGGTATTGCAACTGTATTTGTCGACCTGTTCCGCGGAATTCCGCTGATTGTACTCGCATTCTTCATCTATTTCGGGATTCCCCAAGCCTTAGGCTTCACGATGCCGATGTTCCTGGCAGCAATTCTGACGCTTAGCCTTAACGCGGGGGCATATGTGACGGAGATTATCCGAGGTGGTATCCAGTCCATTGACCGCGGTCAGATGGAGGCTGCCAGATCTCTGGGTCTGCCTTACCGGAAGGCGATGTTCAAAATCATTATTCCGCAGGCGGTCCGTATCATGATTCCCGCATTCATCAACCAGCTGGTAATCACGCTGAAAGATACCTCTATACTATCGGTAATCGGTCTAGTAGAGCTTACGCAATCAGGGAAGATTGTCATTGCCAGAACCTTTGCTTCGTTCGATATATGGCTCACGGTTGCCGTCATGTATCTAGTTGTCATCACCATACTGACCAAAATCTCGAGCCGTCTGGAAGGAAAGGTGCGCCATGGGTAA
- a CDS encoding MFS transporter: MATFFLIIIYLAFISLGLPDSLLGSAWPVMRYSLGAPLETAGMLFMVIAGGTIVSSLISGAMLRRFGTGKVTLVSCIMTAGALAGFAISPSLIWLILCGIPLGLGAGAVDAGLNNYVAAHYKAHHMSWLHCFWGVGATLGPVIMAQFITGQNLWRQGYLAVAGIQGLLIIILFVSLPLWDRVASRSQANSSEEGERTGNNIEADESLTPSTKPIQIRGVKLAMVTFLLYCGVEATIGLWGSSFLVGLKKLTAAEAASWVSIYYGGITVGRFITGFITFKVSNRNLILGGQVTALIGAILLVLPLPAAFSLAALMIIGLGLAPIFPCMLHETPVRFGNKHAQTIMGYQMALAYTGGTFMPPLLGMLASSLSISIFPFYILICAAAMLIFSEKLNLSLGTRHARRKAA; encoded by the coding sequence TTGGCTACTTTTTTTCTAATTATTATCTATTTGGCCTTCATTAGCTTGGGGCTGCCAGATTCTCTTCTGGGCTCGGCATGGCCGGTCATGCGCTACAGTCTAGGAGCGCCGCTGGAGACGGCGGGTATGTTGTTCATGGTTATTGCAGGTGGAACCATTGTATCCAGTCTGATTAGCGGAGCTATGCTGCGGCGTTTTGGTACCGGAAAAGTGACCTTGGTCAGCTGCATAATGACAGCGGGTGCATTAGCGGGATTTGCCATCTCTCCCTCGCTGATCTGGCTTATCTTGTGCGGAATTCCGCTAGGATTAGGCGCCGGGGCTGTTGACGCTGGGTTGAACAACTACGTTGCGGCTCATTACAAAGCCCACCATATGAGCTGGCTGCATTGCTTCTGGGGTGTGGGGGCTACCCTGGGACCCGTTATCATGGCCCAATTCATCACGGGGCAGAATTTGTGGAGACAAGGATACCTCGCTGTTGCGGGTATACAAGGACTTTTGATTATCATCCTATTTGTATCACTTCCTTTATGGGACCGTGTGGCAAGCAGGAGCCAGGCCAATTCCTCTGAAGAAGGAGAGCGAACCGGTAATAATATCGAAGCTGACGAGTCACTCACCCCTTCTACGAAACCGATTCAGATCAGAGGAGTCAAGCTGGCCATGGTTACTTTTCTGCTGTACTGTGGTGTCGAAGCTACCATTGGTTTATGGGGAAGCAGCTTTCTGGTAGGCCTCAAGAAGCTGACTGCGGCTGAAGCTGCTAGCTGGGTCTCCATCTATTACGGAGGGATTACAGTTGGGCGTTTCATTACAGGTTTTATCACTTTCAAGGTCAGTAACCGGAATCTTATCCTAGGAGGACAGGTGACTGCACTGATCGGAGCGATTCTGCTTGTGCTGCCTTTGCCAGCGGCATTCTCATTAGCCGCGTTGATGATCATCGGATTAGGACTCGCTCCCATCTTCCCATGTATGCTGCATGAAACTCCTGTGCGTTTTGGGAACAAGCATGCTCAGACCATCATGGGCTATCAGATGGCATTGGCCTATACAGGCGGCACATTCATGCCACCGCTGCTGGGGATGCTAGCTTCCAGCTTGAGCATTAGCATATTCCCTTTCTATATCTTGATCTGCGCGGCAGCCATGCTTATATTCTCCGAGAAGTTGAACTTGAGCCTTGGCACAAGGCATGCGCGCCGGAAGGCAGCCTGA
- a CDS encoding ROK family protein: protein MGDLTTHPREIQKAILRDLRTKLLQVESATKAELISELGVSFPTISKFISRMEQDGEIILAGMDESSGGRRAKRYAYNPEYMLGLAIYLEKKETHYTVFNCKGENKEQGVSASVLTDDLDDLARQIEEIISKYPKIRTVAIGVPGVVNHGRILYIPDFEPFQNVDLKQYLEEKLPVAVVVENDMNAAVLGYRDTKRILDRPSLIYLYFGQNGPGSGIMINGELVRGSTSFSGEVSFIPLYDERNFQQAMNPSGEQDQTQLISQRIDAISRLVAAFTAIVNPHSIIFSQDEVNPVMLSQIAARSAIYIPEQTLPELISSDWTQDYLLGLQTLGIGLMVSEVNT, encoded by the coding sequence TTGGGTGACTTGACTACCCATCCAAGAGAGATTCAGAAGGCGATTCTACGAGATCTACGTACAAAGCTTCTTCAGGTTGAAAGTGCAACCAAGGCCGAGCTCATATCAGAGTTGGGTGTCAGCTTCCCGACTATAAGCAAGTTTATTTCAAGAATGGAGCAGGACGGGGAGATCATTCTGGCCGGTATGGACGAATCAAGCGGGGGAAGAAGGGCGAAGCGGTATGCTTACAATCCTGAATATATGCTGGGCTTAGCCATCTATCTTGAGAAGAAGGAGACGCACTACACGGTCTTCAACTGCAAGGGTGAGAACAAGGAACAAGGAGTATCAGCAAGTGTTCTGACAGATGACTTGGATGATCTGGCAAGACAAATCGAAGAGATTATATCCAAATATCCGAAGATCCGGACGGTAGCTATCGGAGTCCCCGGTGTGGTGAATCATGGCCGCATTCTCTATATACCCGACTTTGAGCCGTTTCAGAACGTGGACCTTAAGCAGTATCTGGAGGAGAAGCTGCCGGTTGCAGTCGTTGTAGAGAATGATATGAATGCCGCAGTTCTAGGATATCGAGATACTAAGCGGATACTGGATCGGCCATCACTCATTTATCTGTACTTCGGTCAGAACGGACCGGGATCGGGAATTATGATTAATGGGGAGCTGGTGCGGGGGAGTACATCTTTCTCGGGGGAAGTATCCTTCATCCCTCTATATGACGAGCGGAACTTCCAGCAAGCTATGAATCCTAGTGGCGAACAGGACCAGACACAGCTTATCAGTCAAAGGATAGACGCGATCAGCCGTCTGGTGGCTGCGTTCACTGCAATTGTTAATCCTCATTCAATCATATTCTCTCAGGATGAGGTGAATCCGGTTATGCTTAGCCAGATTGCTGCCCGAAGCGCCATCTACATACCTGAGCAGACTCTTCCGGAATTGATATCCAGTGACTGGACACAGGATTATTTGCTTGGACTGCAGACACTGGGGATCGGGCTTATGGTATCGGAAGTAAATACTTAA
- a CDS encoding DinB family protein, with translation MDHYLFDQLKFVRGATINQVKAMSEDEARTVPRGLNNNILWNLGHILLVHEKFSTVITNEKVELPLHFTEMFAPGTKPDNWGTQVPDLEEILLLLSQQIERIEQTLGNRLDEEIRPPKVTSSGLKISTVKECLSFCLYHEGMHFAAIKAIKQLL, from the coding sequence ATGGACCATTACTTGTTCGATCAATTGAAATTTGTACGAGGTGCTACAATTAATCAGGTAAAAGCGATGAGCGAGGATGAGGCGCGTACTGTACCGCGTGGACTCAACAACAATATTCTGTGGAACCTGGGGCACATTCTTCTTGTTCATGAAAAGTTCTCTACTGTTATAACAAATGAAAAAGTGGAGCTGCCACTGCATTTTACTGAAATGTTTGCTCCTGGAACTAAGCCGGACAACTGGGGAACGCAAGTACCAGACTTGGAAGAGATATTGCTATTGCTGTCTCAGCAAATTGAACGGATTGAGCAGACCCTGGGGAACCGTCTGGACGAAGAAATCAGGCCACCCAAGGTTACTTCGTCGGGTCTTAAGATATCTACAGTAAAGGAATGCCTAAGTTTCTGTCTGTATCATGAAGGCATGCATTTTGCAGCGATTAAAGCTATTAAACAGCTGTTATAG
- a CDS encoding VOC family protein: MIVGMHPYLVTNGNGQEAVKFYEAALDAQVVAVQTFGDLPENPEHPTPPGAENLVLNAHLKVGNMDLMLSDNFPGLPYQLGSQVTIALILNDAKKTEEVFAKLQDGGKVDMALQETFWSPLYGQVTDKFGVQWQLSTLGSDNQ; the protein is encoded by the coding sequence ATGATCGTAGGAATGCATCCTTATCTAGTAACGAATGGAAATGGACAAGAAGCTGTGAAATTTTATGAAGCTGCTTTGGATGCCCAAGTAGTAGCTGTACAGACTTTTGGGGATTTGCCTGAGAATCCAGAGCATCCTACCCCGCCGGGAGCCGAGAATCTCGTCTTGAACGCACATCTGAAGGTGGGCAATATGGATCTCATGCTGTCCGATAACTTCCCGGGATTACCTTATCAGCTTGGTTCACAAGTGACGATCGCTTTAATTCTTAACGATGCCAAGAAGACTGAAGAAGTCTTTGCGAAGCTTCAGGACGGTGGCAAGGTTGATATGGCGCTGCAGGAGACATTCTGGAGTCCGTTATACGGACAAGTTACCGACAAGTTCGGTGTACAGTGGCAGTTATCCACCTTAGGTTCTGATAACCAATAA
- a CDS encoding cupin domain-containing protein, whose translation MEKKTIAEHTEFRDDSFTKKILFKQGDNVVFMLHFLPGQSLPAHKHPGADVYLMVVEGSGEMIVDDNVVQVSKSDVVHVDGGEMFSYSNTGSEPSSLYVVLTKIPDERYAKEI comes from the coding sequence ATGGAAAAGAAAACAATAGCCGAGCATACGGAATTCCGCGATGATTCGTTCACCAAGAAAATCCTGTTCAAGCAAGGGGACAATGTCGTATTCATGCTTCATTTCTTGCCAGGCCAATCCCTGCCCGCCCATAAGCATCCAGGAGCGGATGTATATCTTATGGTGGTGGAGGGAAGCGGCGAAATGATAGTTGACGACAATGTGGTTCAGGTCTCCAAATCAGATGTCGTTCATGTGGATGGGGGAGAGATGTTCTCCTATTCCAATACGGGAAGCGAACCATCCAGTCTGTATGTAGTTCTGACTAAAATTCCCGATGAACGGTATGCTAAGGAAATATAA
- a CDS encoding helix-turn-helix transcriptional regulator: protein MINRVKEYRNILNLTQKQLAEAVYVSQRTIISLEKGQYKPSIMLAYRMSCFFDTSVEDLFCLKQNKELEDVEYENL, encoded by the coding sequence ATGATAAACCGTGTTAAAGAATATCGAAACATTCTTAACCTAACTCAAAAACAACTAGCGGAAGCAGTGTATGTATCTCAGAGAACAATTATTTCTCTAGAAAAGGGCCAATACAAGCCATCAATTATGTTAGCTTATCGTATGAGTTGTTTTTTTGATACTTCAGTTGAAGATTTATTCTGCTTAAAGCAAAATAAAGAATTGGAGGATGTTGAGTATGAAAATTTATAG
- a CDS encoding HAD family hydrolase → MKPTFEHDWKQDYIEAVIFDMDGVLVDSEPIYFDIERASFAHFGAFLDDEEHHGYVGTTLETMWQRVLDKHQLNFTLEEVLNHHNSNVIKIMTDHPDLRPMPQLERWLDWLAENQIPVAVASSSPKVLIDLIMNKTGLGRYFSIRVSGEDVAHGKPEPDIFLQAADQLGIKPSACLVIEDSRNGVKAAKSAGMRCIGYNNPGSGSQDLSLADLQITGYEQLWNLRNELLFSS, encoded by the coding sequence GTGAAGCCAACCTTTGAACATGATTGGAAGCAGGATTACATAGAGGCCGTCATTTTCGATATGGACGGTGTGCTCGTCGATAGTGAACCTATCTATTTTGATATCGAACGTGCCTCCTTCGCTCATTTTGGTGCCTTTCTGGATGATGAAGAGCACCATGGCTATGTGGGCACGACTTTGGAGACGATGTGGCAGCGTGTCCTGGACAAGCATCAGCTGAATTTCACATTGGAGGAAGTTCTCAATCACCATAATAGTAATGTAATCAAGATCATGACAGATCATCCTGATCTGAGGCCTATGCCTCAGTTAGAGCGTTGGTTGGATTGGCTGGCGGAGAATCAGATTCCAGTAGCAGTTGCCTCCTCTTCCCCCAAAGTGCTGATCGACTTGATTATGAACAAGACTGGCCTTGGACGTTATTTCAGCATCAGAGTGTCCGGAGAGGATGTCGCTCACGGGAAGCCCGAGCCGGATATCTTCCTTCAAGCGGCAGATCAGCTTGGCATCAAGCCTTCGGCCTGTCTCGTCATAGAAGATTCACGCAACGGGGTAAAAGCAGCCAAAAGTGCAGGAATGCGCTGTATCGGCTATAACAATCCCGGTTCTGGTAGTCAGGACTTATCTCTAGCGGATCTGCAGATCACGGGATATGAACAGCTATGGAACCTGAGAAATGAGCTGTTATTCAGCTCCTGA